The DNA window AGGATCATATTAAGACAACTGCATGAACTTCAAGTCATACTCAATCACACTCATgtttccttgacgaaggttgataattcaagtacctttgcctccctcatctctaggggaaagaacgtatcaaggaaagcaaccttaaactattcccaatcaagaggacccgcatcaACCGCCATCTCTTCCTTctattggttgaaccaaacaTGTGCAAAACCTTTAAGAGTATAAGCGTCCAATTCCCTTTTTTTCCACTAGCATCACTCCCATTATTATCAAAACCTTTTAGACCTCATGAATGAACTATTGAagatcttcctcaactttggaaccatgaaactcaAGAGGATTGGCTTGAGCCACTTtacatacatcatacaagataacaaaaacaaagagtTCAAAGGTAACATTTCATATAAAAGACTTTGACAAAAAGTAAGCACAAGTATGTGTGCATgtaatgtaccaagtatgatagcaatgcataagatTTATAAAACCATGCTAAAAGGCCTTtatatgacatgcaatgaccaagaaaaatcataaaataacatgttaaaaaatataagtcagaatcatggtcaatgcaagctaaacatCTTTATAGCACATTTGAGATACTTTTAGAAAGTAACATtcgttcattattgtgggagatttacctttaatCGGCATAGACCATGGGATTTATAACATGAAATCCAGtatctaccccacaccgaagaGAGATGTCCTTACAttccaaggtaagaaccatgaacttGAGCTAATGTatatccactagctaatgtctatctctaagacaaacctatggtggaacatagttatgggacatgggtaattGTCGTTTGTccactcgatgctaagcataaatcccacagaatAGCTATTAATCTTAACTAGTCATATTAATTATGGAAGGTCACAATCAAGTAGACAATCTAAGCTAGAGTTCATTATAATATATCCTTAATCTTAATtcaacttaggtgagaaaaccatTCAACCTTATAAATCCTTTTTGTGAGAAAACCCCTTCACAATGATGTTTTGAGCAGTATATGAGATTCAtctttcataattcataagtttTATCATGTGATCAAAACCTaaaaatcatggatcatgcatCGATTCATGTTAATTCAACTTGAAAACATGTAATTAGTTCAATTAATACATAGAAAGATAGAAAACAACCAATTGgatcataattgaaaataaacccatgagattgaataaaaccctaacttcaattggAGAATTCTAACTTGTagaattggagaatttaggaaccaatagaagaaagaaatttgtaggtgaatactatcataTGTTGATGTCAAAAGCCCACAATCAATGGTgaatttggagacttgatcttgaaaccctagactTTTTCTTCAAGctttagagagagaaacttTGGGAGAAGAACTTGGAAGGATTTGGAGAAATTTGGAGAATAATTTAGAATAACTAGCTTTTAGGCTTAGAAGATTTATATAGAGTATAGGATTAGGATTAAATAGACCTATTTTAGTCATTGatcaattatgaaaaaatactaaaaatacctttaaaaataattgttgaccACCATCTACGGTTGGACCTATGGTCCATAAGTCCTTCTACAGACCATGTTGGTCCACCgtagaaattaattagagaCCTTTGATTTGGTGAGCTTTTGACGAAATCCATGTATAGCTCGTAAGTCTTTCTACAGACCTTACATGTCAACCGCAGATGCCAACATTAAGCGTTAAAATTTCACTATGTCTAtgtgatgagtctgagatttggactcatttggggatttttttaatattgttttagtgtcctcaaatgcctaatttgtgcattaaactgatgttaaagccttCATAttcaggtatatggattaaggagcaaagcaaggacactaacaagcaaaaaggaacaaaacaaactgaagaagtGGAGAACAACGAGCCTAatgatcgccaagagcacttgACGAATCGTCGAGTGGCTATCCAGTCCGCCTAAAGTTCCGGTGTGCCAACCCTGAGGGAAGAAAATAAGTCGACAATAGAAAAGGGGtagtcggtgagtcaccgatcagttccgcgatgacaaaattgatcgcccaaagttacaagaATTAAGGATGCTGAGAGCCAATGAAAAAAGGTGACAGAAGAGAGCAAAGGGAAGTTcgtcgaaccactcggcgaaccCGACTTACCTCGCCTAATGACCCTTCGTGGCTAATTTTTGGTGACTTAAATTGGATTTCAAAATGTTAATTCAGTGTCTGGAGTTTAGTTTGGTGACTATTTAGaatagttttcttttgagttttgagaGTTTCCTTGTAGACTTGAAGACTTTTTGAGACTCAATTCGGagattttgcaagtgggttactaattttcttcaatttggtACATTGTAAAGGCTCAAATACTCATACCAGTTGATGGCAAATCGATTTGGTAAccgtttttacccttttaagatgtttggctaaaaccccaattcttggggtatgatcatatgattatgggttgaattagtttatacgtattgttaattactagtttaaatgctatattgaagtgggtttaatcattagttgtggtttaatttatgaattgtagttgcaaatgcagttctaattttgtgttcttagcttgcgagagagagagttTTTAGAACCAAGGCTATTAATTAATGGTTTGTATGTATTAGATTaatatgggttcagctcgagagagtgaatcttaaacccaatcctacccatctaaCTCGAGAGActggatgaattaaggtgtggacTATTCTTAATTGTTATGCtagttgatgttcgaaagaactcacCTGATTCgggatagttgttcgagagaaagctatatcccttatagtctagcctacccactgatatttagttgtttactagtagtttcaattacccacaTAGCAAAATTTACCTATAAttgatcacatcccgagaattcctctccGTATTGTTATTTCAATTGTGTGTGGCTGCATTGTAGTTAATAGTTGCAAACAAAAATCCCCATCTGACATTCTTGTCAcccctttttatttgtttcatgtctttttcgataatttctattcctatagctagttagatcacatttgtacttattaattgaatttgaacatgtaCCGCTCCGTGTaggatttgaccccaactcatttgttgggttttatattgTTTAACGATCATTTGCACCTAGAATTTGATGAGGTGTGTTTGAAATGTTAATAAAAAATGGTGTTGTTGTCGGGGAACCCCTATATGTATCGTCATCCAAgtaaaaaaatggaacccctctataaaaagaagaaaaaaagattgagaaagttgtgaaataaagtactggaaattgcaaaagaaatggggcaTCTAGTAGTTCATATTAAGTTGAATAATAGGGTGGATTGTGAGCATGTTTGAAATGTTAAATAAAAGGaggaaagtgatgttcagaccatacttcatgaaggtagaaacCACTAAGcataaatgaccatacatttacactcagccccgttacaagccttaaaaagacctttgtAAGCTAGAGTGAGCTGAAATGAATGTTGActggaaaataagggaaaacctatgggtgaagtcatgcatgtgttcaccTTTGTGAGTGTCATAGTTGTATGTTATTTTGAAACTccaaattgttgaagaattttgtgtgaatatggaatcatatTTGTTGTGAGgacatttgagtacctttgttgagcttgaacttgcatttgaaacaagtattgtgagcttgagcatctttgataatggtgagtcgcaatttgaatctttgagtgcacaactattcattgcatgagtaagttgaacATTGTtggtgtgcattcatgttgagtcttatgcagcactatttgagacacatcctttttgaactgttgatcttgagttttacttgaggacaaacaaaagtttaagttgggggtgtttaTGAGTCTGAGATTCAAACTCATTTGGGGGTTTGTTTatatagttttagtgtcctcaaattcctaatttgtgccataaattgatgttaaagccttgattttcaTGTATATGGATTGAagagcaaagcaaggacactaaacaggcaaaaaggaacaaaacaaactgaagaagtGGAGAAAGGCGAGCCTCATGATCGCCAAGAGAACTTagcgaatcgccgagtggctATTCAATCCTcttaaagttccagtgtgccagccctgagggaagaaaccaagtcagCGACAGAAAGGGGCAGTCGGTAAGTCGTCGATCAGTTCCGTGATGACAAGAttgatcgcccaaagttacaagaATTAAGGATGCTGAGAGTCAATGCAAAAAGGCAATAGAAGAAAGCAAAGGGGGTTCACCGAACCACTCGGAGAACCCAACTTACCTAGCCTAATGGCCCTTCGTGGCtaatttttggtgactataaattgGATTTTGAACTATTAATTCAATGTCTGGAGTTTAGTTTGGTGACTATTTAGaatagttttcttttgagttttgagaGTTTCCTTGTAGACTTAAAGGCTTTTTGAGACTCAATTCGGAGATTTTGCAAGTGAGTTACTAATTTTCTTCAAGTTGCTACATTGTAAAGGTTCAAATattcttacccagttgatggctaatcaatttggtaaccgtttttacccttttatgatgtttggctaaaaccacaattcttggggtgtgatcatgtgattatgggttgaattagtttatgagtattgttaattactagtttaaatgctttATGGAAGTGGGTTCAATCATTAGTTGtgatttaatttatgaattgtagttgcaaatgtagttctaattttgtgtttttgacttgctcaagagagagaggttttagaaccaaGGATATTGATTAATGGTTTATATGTATTAGGTTGATATGGGTTCAGGTCGAGAGAGTTAATCCTACAcgtctagctcgagagagtggacgaattaaggtgtgggttgttcttaattgttatgcttgttgatgtttgaaagaaatcacctaattcggggtagttgtttgagagaaagttatCTCCCTTAttgtctagcctacccactgatatttagcaatttactagtagtttcaattacccacataatgaaatttgcctataatcggtCACATCTCGAGAATTCCTCtccatattgttatttcaaTTGTGTGTGACTGCATTGTAGTTGATAGTTGCAAACAAAAACCTCCCATCTGACATTCCTGTCACctctttttattctttcatatattttttgataatttctattcttATAGCTAGTTAGATCACATttgtacttcttaattgaatttgaacatgtaCCGTTCCCTGTGTTATTCGACGCCAACtcattttttgggttttataATGTTTAACGATCCTTTGCATCTAGAATTGGATAAGGTGTGTTTGAAATGTTAATCACTATGTGTCACGTACGAGACCTAACTACAACTCGTATGTGGAACAACAAGCAGTCCTATTGAACCATAAAATGGGTACTGGGActtgttttgaaaaatttattttctctttcccTTTACCTACATTTCCACTTACAGCCCTTGGAAGATTCTATGGTGCATAAGTGGGTCCCGTAAACACAAACACTAGCCAAAACTGCATTTTCATTCGTTTTTCCAGATCCGAGGTATTGCACTATTTGTACTTCTAGTGAATTAAGGATCTAAATTGCATAGTCAGTGTAAGACCCCACATCAATTGGAATTTCAAAAGGAAAAACTGcataattagacatacttcactatcatatatattattatttcatttacTTTCAAAGTATTATGTATCTTACAATTATTATAGAGTTTCCTTCTTATTTTACACTTCGATATATGTAATTTTGCTACTAAGAACACAAAAGAAGGAGAGAGGTGATCGACACTAtggagaggcgagcgagattcgtATGTATCCCAAGTACATGTGAATCATACTAGatacacactagatacatgtatctatatatatgaattcaagatacatgtatctgaaaaATACCTAGAGACACCAAAATATGATAAGATACATTATAATGGAAACaaaagtgtgtgtatatatatatatatataagtaattagCTTCTAAGCTATTGGGATTTAGGTATGTTTcccatttcaaaataagtttTAGGGCATTGGGTCTAAATTTATGTAACATcccgcaatttgaaataactaggaagaagcttataattggaaatagttatttttggaaagaattaaaatctggaaaattgagttttggtcaacttcaaacggccataattcCTAGCTCAGGGTGAGTTAGgcgtacttccagatatggttgcaAATCTCTTGGAAggatatttccaacgccgccgagtttgcacaaattcaagttcgtatgagtgatttatgtcatttggaagttgggctgttagaataaggaaagtccaattaggatttttaaagggtagtttggtcttttccttagccttttattttagttccttttttgtaattaattagggtCCTAAGCTGAATTAGATCAGTTAAAGCTTTTGTAAGAAGGCTTAggattttgagagaagagaaaagaaaaagaatcgcCAAGATCGTCAAAGTTTCACTTGTGGAATACGTCGGGGGTGATcgctacaaggtatgtgagtctctcatagcgttgggttcgtccacccacacgccaaacatgtttagttcagtgAAATTCATcttaaaagagtttgaaagttgatgttcttgacatgaattcttgaatttgaatgttgttcttgaattgggatgaattgagaagtttctgagTTCGTTACGTCACATTATAGAGTCAtttcgagttaggttcttaAGTACTTTTgttgggtatctgtatctaaaagtaaattgagaaaaagaaccgagtttgggTAAATTTGGGTGGGAAAACGAAAAAGAAATTTCACCAGACGAAATCAGAGGGTGGCTGCGCGTCGCACGCCTAGTGCCCAGATTTGAAGTTTCAGCTTCGCGTCACGGAGATGACATGAGGTATTGTGCCTCACAAGACATTTTCggaaccaaaatttaattatgcctccgcgtcgcgaacccacctttaaatccttgattttcggacttttctcatgtttagctatctaaaatcattcctaaacaacatgagatctttccaaacaccaatcataatccttgaatccataatttaattcaagtATTAATtcagagtcaagtcaagagctgttaagatcaaagtcaagagaagtcaagagtcagtACGAGAAattcatttcaagttttcataagtcttttaaaaacgttttaactttgttttaaaatttaagttttgagttcattaaagagtaaagcttgaagttcatttcttcaaaagtatatgtgGACTATATATTctcaaagagtttaaaatgttttcacatttaaacaagaaaggaaacctcgatttccaaagagccttcgggctagttttcagaaaagagtaaaagctttcataattaagcaaaaggggaaactttgatttccaagttagcctttgagctaagtttttgagcactaacttcaaatcacagaagaagtatgtttttaaacataaagaaataattatatttttgggagtagtactGAGTACTGATATGGCGATgagagttcatattaactcaagtctccataaagcatgtagccatcatgggtagaaaagggtcatactttttagatgagtctttttcgcatagactagtggatccacttagtgagttagcttcctatatcacgacaAGCTATAGGATGGGCCTCCACAGCGTGAGGTAaagcgttgtatcatcactatagttcttaagtaatggttgtcggttagagaaacccCCACAACAGTAGtagcatggttcctcaaggggttctgcttagtgtgaATAGGGGTATGgaacttcattcatgcattgcacaagtagactttgagagggagcatggtttgttttttttttatattatgattatgaattgacaacatgttttcaatagttttcttttatattgcacttgttttaaactgatttataatgaaattagtttatttaagtattcaggagttgagaagagccaaggtaagtatttctttcataatctcTTTCGGGCCTATGTTGTTTAgatttccaactcgcatactcgtacattcaatgtactgatgccagttggcctgctccgtcttatgatgcagacacaggcaACCAGGATCGACATCTGGCGCATTcattgatccagtgagcagttcagagtctgttggtgagcctctttgcattccagaggactcatTTACATTACTTTGAGttttagtattagttcattaggatgtcgtgggcctatcccgacatccatctcaattgtttagaggcttcatagatagtcagacagttagttagttaattcaGTTGTCTgtacttttcatttcatttgttaaagacttgagtttgccttaatgactagttgaatgttcctttatgaCATTCTAGTTCCTTCATAAATGTTTATGTGATGATTTAAGTTTTCCGCTAAgttagtaagccaggccaagggttcgtttggggccagcaatggttttcgagtgccagccacgcgCAGGGTGTAGGATCGAggtgtgacaaacttagtatcagagcaaAAATTTCAAGGGTCCTAGGGAGtttatgaagtcgtgtctgtagagtcctagtcatcggtgtgaagcgcgccacatctataattaggaggctgcaacattcgggaattccttcacttctttcacactcatttcgtgcgttagagttgatctctaaaaagtttccctcGAATTCGTGGATATGTgtgtttcagataatcatgcttcCACGAAGACCAGTCAGAGATCTTCCAGCTAGGAGGAATGTTAAGGAACAAGAgttacccaatgcacctgaagCGCAACAGCAAGGAGAAGTTACTAATGCTGAGTTCAGAGAAGCAATTAGAATGTTTAGTCAagctgtgactaaccaggttggtCAGCAAAGAGGAGCTCGACAAGAAGGGGCTGACACTTCGAGGATTCGTGAaatcttgaggatgaatcccccATGTTTCACTGGTTCGagtactactgaggatccaaaGAACTTTATTGAAGAACTGAAAAAGGTATTCGATGTGATGCACGTTGCTGATACTGAAAGAGTtgagctagctgcatatcaaatgaagaatgttgctaggacctGGTTTGATCAGTTGAAAGGGGttagagctgaggatgcaccacctgcgaggtGGGCCTATTTcaaggaagctttcttggggcatttctttccccaagaactgaaagaggctaaggtgcgagagttcctcacacttaagaaagattctttgagtgttcatgagtatgggttgaaatTCACCCAAATGTCTCGCTATGCTCCTAAAATTGTTACggacatgaggagcaggatgagcttgtttgttgctgggttgtctcgtctatcgagtaaggaaggtagggcttcAATGTTGATAGGTGACATGGATATCTCGAGG is part of the Solanum stenotomum isolate F172 chromosome 8, ASM1918654v1, whole genome shotgun sequence genome and encodes:
- the LOC125873690 gene encoding uncharacterized protein LOC125873690, which gives rise to MLPRRPVRDLPARRNVKEQELPNAPEAQQQGEVTNAEFREAIRMFSQAVTNQVGQQRGARQEGADTSRIREILRMNPPCFTGSSTTEDPKNFIEELKKVFDVMHVADTERVELAAYQMKNVARTWFDQLKGVRAEDAPPARCGRTHPGQCHQGQTGCFNCRQEGEFMRECPKNMQGNDSAEEQTAYMLSTVAKRKRIHQMWSLV